The Methanobrevibacter boviskoreani JH1 genome contains a region encoding:
- a CDS encoding nascent polypeptide-associated complex protein, translating to MIPGMNPKQMKQMERQMKKMGMKMEDIEGVEEVVIKCEDKDIVISNPEVNVMTVMGSDTYQITGDAQEIEKEVEIEINQEDIELVANQAGVSAEDAENALIEAKGDLAEAILKLNQ from the coding sequence ATGATACCTGGTATGAATCCTAAACAAATGAAACAAATGGAAAGACAAATGAAAAAAATGGGAATGAAAATGGAAGACATTGAAGGCGTTGAGGAAGTCGTCATTAAATGTGAAGATAAGGACATTGTCATTTCCAATCCTGAAGTAAATGTCATGACTGTAATGGGTAGTGATACCTATCAGATTACTGGTGATGCTCAAGAAATAGAAAAGGAAGTTGAAATCGAAATCAATCAGGAAGATATTGAACTTGTAGCTAACCAGGCAGGTGTCTCTGCTGAAGATGCAGAAAACGCTTTGATTGAAGCAAAAGGAGATCTAGCGGAAGCGATCCTCAAATTAAATCAATAA
- a CDS encoding metallophosphoesterase family protein — translation MVLIAHISDLHVSHVGFNESAFLRAVDEINALNPDMIILTGDLTENGYYAQFEEAKEYLKMFESNLFAIPGNHDARNIGKQSFEDLIGDCSWKLTKDDEDVVVLGLDSTTPDLDDGNIGKLQQLWMENELDKCILENKFSIVAMHHHAIPIPRTGRERNILFDAGDILQSVISHDVDIVIGGHKHVPNLWKMQGTLFVNAGSLSSYKLRGKDVNSYNTIEVTDRDIEIYLNKLDGNKILLGNFKRRDAVDL, via the coding sequence ATGGTATTAATAGCTCATATTTCAGATTTACATGTAAGTCATGTGGGTTTCAATGAATCTGCATTCCTGAGGGCAGTTGATGAGATAAATGCATTGAATCCCGATATGATTATTTTAACTGGTGACTTGACAGAAAATGGTTATTATGCACAGTTTGAAGAAGCTAAAGAATACTTGAAAATGTTTGAGTCTAATCTCTTTGCAATACCTGGAAATCATGATGCAAGGAATATTGGAAAACAATCATTTGAAGATTTGATAGGGGATTGTAGTTGGAAACTTACAAAAGACGATGAGGATGTTGTGGTTTTGGGATTAGATAGTACCACTCCAGATTTGGATGATGGAAATATCGGTAAACTACAGCAGTTATGGATGGAGAATGAATTAGACAAGTGTATTCTTGAGAATAAATTCTCCATTGTTGCAATGCATCACCATGCAATTCCTATACCAAGAACAGGTAGGGAACGTAATATATTATTTGATGCAGGTGATATTTTACAGTCTGTAATTAGTCATGATGTTGACATAGTTATAGGTGGACATAAACATGTTCCGAATCTTTGGAAAATGCAAGGTACTTTATTTGTTAATGCAGGATCCTTATCTTCTTACAAATTGAGAGGTAAAGACGTTAACTCCTATAATACTATAGAAGTCACTGATAGGGATATTGAAATTTATTTAAATAAATTAGATGGAAACAAAATATTACTTGGTAACTTCAAACGTAGGGATGCTGTTGATTTATAA
- a CDS encoding NYN domain-containing protein encodes MKVIVDASNVAHFRKNENDEPMLANILAAVDALEAKNDEFMVIADASLSHDIDNKEDYHKLVADESIEEVPTGNNADHYILKIAEENNARILSNDKFRDFKDEFLNIDSMRIPFSFDGSRLVMGKSKSPKKDKNILQHICDNILDQLESKRWETFRVKNGIELTPLNIAKEAIIQLDDAQNSGLDNKIEGVLSKIPMFKEVMNMVDGVETAAPFIIFVLVHPRDYKVTVKNAGSISNAVSERLRLPKKPLIAVRNDLFTKPGTFNLNTLYSDEVMDYPPFNIEIHIDSFDETFIKKNSRNIASTVASRLGSWKFPFVTVKPDIMLENPGDFEIFLEKGGYDDV; translated from the coding sequence ATGAAAGTTATTGTTGATGCATCTAATGTTGCACATTTTAGAAAAAATGAAAATGATGAGCCGATGCTAGCTAATATTTTGGCTGCTGTAGATGCTTTGGAAGCTAAAAATGATGAATTTATGGTTATAGCAGATGCATCATTATCTCATGATATTGATAATAAAGAAGACTATCATAAATTAGTTGCTGATGAGAGTATTGAAGAGGTTCCTACCGGAAATAATGCGGATCATTACATTTTAAAAATAGCAGAGGAAAACAATGCTAGAATATTGTCCAATGATAAGTTTAGGGATTTCAAGGATGAGTTCTTAAATATTGATTCAATGAGAATTCCATTTTCCTTTGACGGCAGTAGACTTGTTATGGGTAAATCCAAATCACCTAAAAAGGACAAGAACATTCTACAGCATATCTGTGATAATATTTTAGATCAATTGGAATCCAAACGTTGGGAAACATTTAGGGTTAAAAACGGTATTGAACTTACACCTTTAAATATTGCAAAGGAGGCCATTATTCAACTTGACGACGCTCAGAATTCAGGTTTGGATAATAAGATTGAGGGTGTCCTATCTAAGATTCCTATGTTTAAGGAAGTTATGAATATGGTGGATGGTGTTGAAACTGCAGCTCCATTTATAATATTTGTACTTGTACATCCTAGGGATTACAAGGTTACCGTTAAAAACGCAGGTTCCATTTCTAATGCGGTATCTGAAAGGTTAAGATTACCTAAAAAACCTTTAATAGCAGTTCGTAATGATTTGTTTACAAAACCGGGAACCTTTAATTTAAACACTCTATATAGTGATGAGGTCATGGACTATCCTCCATTTAATATAGAGATTCATATTGACAGCTTTGATGAGACATTCATTAAGAAAAATTCAAGAAACATTGCAAGTACTGTTGCATCCAGGTTAGGGTCATGGAAATTCCCATTTGTTACAGTAAAACCGGACATAATGCTTGAAAATCCTGGAGATTTTGAGATATTCCTTGAAAAGGGAGGCTATGATGATGTCTGA
- the argJ gene encoding bifunctional ornithine acetyltransferase/N-acetylglutamate synthase — MFEKSDKVKLIDGGICAVSDVQAAGFKEGKYGVSIIVSPNSKAAGVFTSNKVVAAPITHTKEVLKDGRLSAIVINSGNANCFTGEQGIEDCDTIVSHASELLGIPSSEIASSSTGVIGRKMPMDIILPLIDKVYPNLDHSMEASTDATKGMMTTDMHVKQGAVEVEINGKPVKIGGICKGSGMIAPNMGTMLCFIATDAEIDSREIQIAIRNAVDVSFNMVVVDGDQSTNDTAILMANGRSGVDVAPKGVINKDFQNALTYLCMSLAKQMARDGEGETKFLEVNVEGGRSPEDAKLAAKAVVSSMLFKAAVFGEDPNWGRIVSAVGYSGCEFDPDIVSIAIGCESLFRNKDTDKSVYLVKDGEILAFDGTENLNKAEKLMASEDIVVDINLNMSDGEATAWGCDLSYDYVKINGEYTT, encoded by the coding sequence ATGTTTGAGAAATCTGATAAAGTTAAACTCATTGATGGAGGAATATGTGCCGTAAGTGATGTACAGGCTGCAGGATTTAAAGAAGGTAAATATGGGGTATCAATTATAGTGTCCCCAAATAGTAAAGCTGCAGGAGTATTCACATCCAATAAAGTGGTAGCTGCACCTATTACCCATACAAAAGAAGTCTTGAAGGATGGTAGACTTTCAGCAATTGTAATTAATAGTGGTAATGCAAATTGTTTTACAGGCGAGCAAGGTATTGAAGACTGTGATACAATAGTATCACATGCAAGTGAACTTTTAGGAATACCTTCCTCTGAGATTGCATCCTCTTCAACAGGTGTAATCGGAAGAAAGATGCCTATGGATATAATATTGCCTTTGATTGACAAGGTCTATCCAAATCTAGATCATTCAATGGAAGCTTCTACTGATGCAACCAAGGGTATGATGACTACTGATATGCATGTTAAACAGGGTGCTGTAGAAGTCGAGATTAATGGAAAACCTGTTAAGATTGGTGGTATCTGTAAGGGTAGTGGAATGATTGCACCTAATATGGGTACAATGTTATGTTTTATCGCAACCGATGCAGAGATTGATTCCAGGGAGATTCAAATCGCAATTAGAAATGCAGTTGACGTAAGCTTTAATATGGTTGTTGTTGACGGAGACCAGAGTACTAACGATACTGCAATATTGATGGCTAATGGTCGATCCGGTGTTGATGTAGCACCAAAAGGCGTTATTAATAAGGATTTCCAAAATGCCCTAACCTACCTTTGCATGTCACTTGCAAAACAGATGGCACGTGATGGTGAGGGAGAGACTAAATTTTTAGAGGTCAATGTTGAAGGCGGAAGATCTCCTGAGGATGCAAAACTTGCGGCAAAGGCAGTTGTAAGTAGTATGCTATTTAAAGCTGCAGTGTTTGGTGAGGATCCGAATTGGGGTAGAATCGTCTCAGCGGTAGGATATTCCGGCTGTGAATTTGACCCTGATATAGTTTCAATAGCTATTGGATGTGAGAGTTTATTTAGAAATAAAGACACTGATAAATCCGTTTATCTTGTAAAGGATGGGGAAATCTTAGCATTTGACGGAACTGAAAATCTTAATAAGGCTGAAAAACTAATGGCTTCCGAGGATATTGTAGTTGATATTAACCTTAACATGTCTGATGGTGAGGCAACTGCCTGGGGCTGTGATTTAAGTTATGATTATGTTAAAATTAATGGTGAATATACCACATAA
- a CDS encoding zinc ribbon domain-containing protein codes for MVRYCKKCGAKVDNDMFKFCPKCGEELSSNMVFCNNCGSVIENKDSKFCPKCGKPVGSTVSSPSPTFNNNVNNSNQSDSDNLIIVGVTAVIIAVIILVTLYIISI; via the coding sequence ATGGTTAGATATTGTAAGAAATGTGGAGCAAAAGTGGATAATGATATGTTTAAGTTTTGTCCTAAATGTGGAGAGGAACTAAGTTCCAATATGGTTTTTTGTAACAACTGCGGATCTGTTATTGAGAACAAGGATTCCAAATTCTGTCCCAAATGTGGAAAGCCAGTAGGTTCTACTGTAAGTTCTCCGTCACCAACATTTAACAATAACGTTAATAACAGTAATCAATCCGATAGTGATAACCTGATTATAGTCGGGGTTACAGCCGTAATTATTGCTGTTATTATTTTGGTTACTTTGTATATCATTTCAATTTAG
- a CDS encoding cation:proton antiporter, with product MISIKWGISISIVEIVLGIVAGNLGLLEPESWMIYVAGLGGMVLTFLAGTEIDIDVMRKNLSECIGIGVGSFLISFVLVFIACNYLLNWPLKSALLVATALSETSIAIVYSIILDMEFSGRKIGTILMGSTFITNICTATALSVLFMRPGYETLIFIIASILILLFSYKYSNTLFESKTFSMTSNELELKYIFLLIVLLIFFAALGGGQALLPVFILGTILSKPFSHTNKNDMLQRLQTVAFSIITPIFFIVGGAKVSIPVIIGSIGIFLLIFIIRQVGKFIGVYTIVRATLSRYHMYVTLIMSTGLTFGLVAAAYGLNNNLISTNIYSILTGVLVLSAIIPSIIGNKYFAPTEEDLARSSQ from the coding sequence ATGATTTCAATTAAATGGGGAATTTCCATATCCATTGTGGAGATTGTACTGGGAATTGTTGCGGGAAATTTAGGTCTGCTTGAACCTGAATCATGGATGATATACGTTGCAGGTTTAGGCGGTATGGTTTTAACATTTCTTGCTGGTACTGAAATAGATATAGACGTAATGAGAAAGAATTTGTCCGAATGTATTGGCATTGGTGTTGGATCTTTTCTGATATCCTTTGTTTTAGTATTTATAGCATGTAATTATCTACTAAACTGGCCACTTAAATCCGCACTGCTTGTTGCAACCGCATTATCCGAAACTTCCATTGCAATAGTTTATTCAATAATTCTCGATATGGAATTTTCAGGACGTAAGATAGGGACAATACTTATGGGTTCCACATTTATAACAAACATCTGCACTGCAACGGCATTAAGTGTTCTATTTATGAGGCCAGGTTATGAAACATTGATCTTTATAATCGCATCAATACTCATACTCCTATTTTCATACAAATATTCAAACACACTGTTTGAAAGCAAAACCTTCAGCATGACAAGTAATGAGCTTGAGCTCAAATATATATTCCTACTGATAGTATTGTTAATATTCTTTGCAGCATTAGGTGGCGGACAGGCATTGCTTCCTGTATTCATTCTTGGAACCATTCTCTCAAAGCCATTCAGCCACACCAACAAGAATGATATGTTACAGAGGTTACAAACCGTTGCATTCAGTATAATTACACCAATATTCTTTATAGTTGGAGGAGCCAAAGTTTCAATACCTGTCATTATCGGTTCAATCGGAATATTCCTACTAATATTTATTATCCGTCAGGTTGGAAAGTTCATAGGAGTATACACAATTGTAAGGGCAACGTTAAGCAGATATCACATGTATGTTACCCTGATAATGAGTACCGGTTTGACATTTGGTCTTGTTGCCGCGGCCTATGGTTTAAATAACAATCTGATATCCACAAACATCTACAGTATCCTAACTGGAGTTTTAGTTCTAAGTGCGATTATTCCAAGCATTATTGGAAACAAATACTTTGCGCCAACAGAGGAGGATTTAGCAAGGTCCTCCCAATGA
- a CDS encoding AAA family ATPase → MEIASKESLFQPGQPVSPERFKGRKQILEEILKYFPGVINGNPQHFFITGKRGMGKTSLANFVRDFAEKNYSMITAHIMNDSFHNVNELTTQIIERILNSIKSEAWSEKIFDILGDRIERIGFGGINIKFKPKDEELENIKDNFAFYLNDIVNRFEDKKGLFIVIDDINGLSETPEFANWYKSFADTLATSVDNPRICFMLTGYPEKYNRLYEQNPSVNRIFHVHELKALSDKDIELFYEDIFSFYNISINDDALEEMILYSSGMPTMMQEIGDATFWINTDDCIDIDDAFRGIIEAGQRIGLKYLQPLLDKKIRSAEYLSLFKKIGKQLVISPDSPFTKKEFENILDESEFQVFNGFIRRAKDLGIIELAGSKKRGEYQFTNHLFPIYFFILTINERNL, encoded by the coding sequence ATGGAGATTGCATCAAAAGAGTCATTATTTCAACCAGGTCAACCAGTTAGTCCTGAAAGATTTAAAGGCAGAAAACAAATCTTGGAAGAAATATTAAAATATTTTCCAGGGGTTATAAATGGTAATCCTCAACATTTTTTTATCACAGGTAAAAGGGGAATGGGAAAAACATCATTAGCAAATTTTGTAAGGGATTTTGCAGAGAAGAATTACTCAATGATTACAGCCCATATTATGAATGATAGTTTTCATAATGTTAATGAATTAACTACTCAAATCATTGAAAGAATATTAAATTCCATAAAATCTGAAGCCTGGTCTGAGAAGATATTTGATATCTTAGGTGATCGTATAGAACGTATTGGTTTCGGTGGAATTAATATAAAATTTAAACCAAAAGATGAGGAATTAGAAAACATTAAAGATAATTTTGCATTTTATTTAAATGATATTGTAAATAGATTTGAGGATAAAAAAGGTCTATTCATTGTTATTGATGATATCAATGGTTTATCTGAAACTCCAGAGTTTGCTAATTGGTATAAAAGTTTTGCAGATACTTTAGCTACCTCTGTTGATAATCCTCGTATTTGTTTCATGTTAACAGGATATCCCGAAAAATATAATAGATTATATGAGCAAAATCCCTCTGTTAATAGAATATTTCATGTTCATGAGTTGAAAGCGTTATCTGATAAAGATATTGAACTTTTCTATGAGGATATTTTTTCATTTTATAATATTTCAATTAATGACGATGCATTGGAAGAGATGATTTTATATTCATCAGGTATGCCTACTATGATGCAAGAGATTGGTGATGCAACTTTTTGGATTAATACTGATGATTGTATTGATATTGATGATGCATTTAGAGGTATTATTGAAGCCGGTCAAAGAATAGGATTGAAATATTTGCAACCTTTACTTGATAAAAAGATTAGAAGTGCAGAATATCTATCCTTATTTAAAAAAATCGGAAAACAATTAGTAATTAGTCCTGATAGTCCTTTTACTAAAAAAGAATTTGAAAATATTTTAGATGAATCTGAATTTCAAGTATTTAATGGTTTTATTAGGCGTGCTAAAGATTTAGGGATTATTGAATTAGCTGGTTCTAAAAAACGAGGAGAATATCAATTTACTAATCATCTATTTCCAATATATTTCTTTATTCTAACTATTAATGAAAGGAATCTTTAA
- a CDS encoding IspD/TarI family cytidylyltransferase, whose product MIFAAILAGGVGKRMGQTEKPKQFLKLGTKPIIIHTIEKFYVNSRFEKVIVLTPSEWINYTKSLVEEYIPDSDNIVVIEGGLERNDTIMAAIDYIENNYGLNEDDIILTHDSVRPFVSHRIIEDNIETALKYDACDTVFPASDTIVESRDGKKITNMPNRAFMYQGQTPQSFNILKLKRFFNELTEEEKSILTDAAKIFVLKGQDVKLVKGDVTNIKITYLYDLKVANSILDNNLNRD is encoded by the coding sequence TTGATATTTGCAGCTATTCTAGCAGGTGGAGTAGGTAAGAGAATGGGTCAAACTGAAAAGCCTAAACAATTTTTAAAATTAGGAACCAAACCTATTATAATCCATACCATTGAAAAATTCTATGTAAACAGTAGGTTTGAGAAGGTTATTGTATTGACACCTTCCGAGTGGATTAACTATACCAAATCATTGGTCGAGGAGTATATTCCTGACAGCGATAATATTGTTGTAATCGAAGGTGGACTAGAAAGAAACGATACAATAATGGCTGCAATAGATTATATTGAAAACAACTATGGATTAAATGAGGATGACATAATACTTACCCATGATTCTGTAAGGCCATTTGTATCTCACAGGATTATCGAGGATAACATTGAAACCGCATTAAAATATGATGCATGTGACACTGTTTTTCCAGCATCCGATACAATCGTCGAAAGCCGTGACGGTAAAAAAATTACTAACATGCCCAATAGGGCATTCATGTATCAGGGTCAGACTCCCCAGTCTTTTAATATTCTAAAACTTAAAAGGTTCTTCAATGAACTTACAGAAGAGGAAAAATCCATATTGACCGATGCAGCTAAGATATTTGTTCTTAAAGGTCAGGATGTTAAATTGGTTAAAGGTGATGTAACCAATATCAAGATTACCTATTTATATGATTTGAAGGTTGCAAATAGTATTTTAGATAATAATCTAAATAGGGATTAA
- a CDS encoding alcohol dehydrogenase catalytic domain-containing protein produces the protein MINTVCRLVSPKLFEEIYIEVDIRDKVIIRPSYLSICRADQRYYQGKRSASVLSKKLPMALTHEATGVVVKDLTGHFNVGDKVVVIPNTPVEKDDIISENYLSSSKFSSSGSDGFMEDYIVVNPDRVVKVPDDLNPEIASFTEFISVAVHGIRRFNRYAHKRRDTIGVWGDGNLGYVVALVLKIAMPQSKIYVFGPHLDKLNLFTFADKRFLVDDVPEDVRIDHGFECVGGQGSQSAINQIIDLINPEGTILLMGVSEYPIPINTRDVLSKGLSVIGASRSGRDDFLKTVELYGNTRFLSYLESIIGEVITVRSLEDIHYAFNRDTNLRFGKTIMKWEK, from the coding sequence ATGATTAATACAGTTTGTAGATTGGTTTCTCCAAAATTATTTGAGGAGATATACATAGAGGTTGACATTAGGGATAAGGTTATAATAAGGCCTAGCTATCTGTCAATTTGTCGTGCTGATCAAAGATATTATCAGGGTAAGCGCTCTGCATCTGTATTGTCTAAAAAATTGCCGATGGCATTAACACATGAGGCAACTGGAGTGGTTGTTAAAGATTTAACAGGACATTTTAATGTAGGGGATAAGGTCGTGGTAATTCCAAACACGCCAGTTGAAAAGGATGATATAATAAGTGAAAACTATCTTTCAAGCTCCAAGTTTTCCTCAAGTGGTTCCGATGGATTTATGGAGGATTATATTGTAGTAAATCCCGATAGGGTTGTCAAGGTACCTGATGACTTAAATCCTGAAATTGCCTCTTTTACAGAATTCATATCCGTGGCGGTTCATGGAATTAGAAGATTCAATAGATATGCGCATAAAAGAAGAGACACCATTGGTGTATGGGGTGACGGTAACCTCGGATATGTTGTGGCATTGGTCTTAAAGATAGCCATGCCCCAATCTAAAATATATGTATTTGGACCACATCTCGATAAATTGAATCTTTTTACATTTGCAGACAAAAGATTCCTGGTGGATGATGTTCCGGAGGATGTAAGAATAGACCATGGATTTGAGTGTGTTGGAGGACAAGGCTCCCAGTCAGCTATCAATCAGATTATCGATTTAATAAATCCTGAAGGTACTATCTTATTGATGGGTGTAAGTGAATATCCAATACCAATAAACACACGTGATGTATTGTCTAAGGGTTTATCCGTTATTGGCGCAAGCCGTAGTGGAAGGGACGACTTTCTAAAAACAGTTGAATTATATGGAAATACCAGGTTTTTATCCTATCTTGAAAGTATTATAGGTGAGGTAATTACAGTAAGAAGCCTTGAGGATATTCATTATGCATTTAATAGGGATACCAACCTTAGATTTGGAAAAACAATAATGAAATGGGAAAAATAG
- the dptF gene encoding DNA phosphorothioation-dependent restriction protein DptF, translated as MEENCFNFLDDGFGEISEECFYCEKHLVNKDYKDSIFRAGTAAEKIVTLICEIENLDYLSRQNQKRKIKGLVDIKVIPVKLEGNFEFVRRARNNAAHRNINDLGVRASEVHKKLYEIAVWFYKKYGDENFEAPDYNGLIFRNKSINTSNGELGNETNSGVLPTGQEIPETIENTENKDVGTSSETDNNKDVAQQTTETFRDVEQEDQKLSEIKNRINDSINEVYSEVYDGDIIDMEVGSNLKNYTFQKYDGSYLLNELTKLKDSSREAVESDDNLNDFKKYLHVNRSIQDEFIKELKRVQDKPSSHLVMLCGSVGDGKSHMLAYLKTYEPELFNKFTIHNDATESQDPEETAIDTLANVLKSFNDENIENSSEKFILAINLGVLNNFLESDYCKNEYTKLKEIIDDANLFDSKTVTENRFYNHVSFITFSDYNLFELNNNEDSNYVSSNYLSALFNNVINKSDNNPFYLAYNLDKRNGLESSIIDNYEFFSNENNQEIIIEYLIKVFNKYKKIISTRDLLNFVYEIIVPPETDKEDLNLNNLLPNLLFNDTNRSSLLELFNDLDPTIERSEELDKFIIDLYINDDINKVLDKYYFKEEMSFLEPYFADINNTIKTETNKKSYKTGLISPLIRLAIFYGKPSIKKAFKDETYLRYLKYLYNYNIGNIHGYKQLFIEVKDSIFKWKESEKKNYVCVDELDSFKILKKIYLKPSSVKQNNSKINNENNLDNVLGNRFKNEIELYFKVSDDFNENKIPITVDFQLYKYITKINHGFKLNVNEKEKLTVYNQFVESIIEGQNSKTLIIKYLESNEEFLFEYNDDFDTFEFRSEV; from the coding sequence ATGGAAGAAAATTGTTTTAATTTTTTAGATGACGGGTTTGGTGAAATTTCAGAGGAATGTTTTTATTGTGAAAAACATTTAGTAAATAAAGATTATAAAGATTCTATTTTTAGAGCAGGTACCGCTGCCGAGAAAATTGTAACTCTTATATGTGAAATTGAAAATCTGGACTATTTATCCCGTCAAAATCAAAAAAGAAAAATTAAGGGATTAGTTGATATAAAGGTAATTCCCGTTAAATTAGAAGGAAATTTTGAATTTGTTCGTAGGGCACGTAATAATGCAGCTCATAGAAATATTAATGATTTAGGTGTAAGAGCTAGTGAAGTTCACAAAAAATTATATGAAATAGCTGTTTGGTTTTATAAGAAATATGGTGATGAAAATTTTGAAGCACCCGACTATAATGGACTTATCTTTAGAAATAAAAGTATAAATACATCCAATGGGGAGTTGGGTAATGAAACAAATTCTGGTGTTTTACCTACTGGGCAAGAAATTCCGGAAACAATCGAAAATACTGAGAATAAGGATGTTGGAACTTCTTCAGAAACGGATAATAACAAAGATGTAGCACAACAAACAACTGAAACTTTTAGGGATGTTGAGCAAGAAGATCAAAAGTTATCTGAGATAAAAAATAGGATTAATGATTCAATAAATGAAGTTTATTCTGAAGTGTATGATGGGGATATTATTGATATGGAAGTTGGTTCTAATTTAAAAAATTATACATTTCAGAAATATGATGGAAGTTATTTATTAAATGAGTTAACAAAGCTCAAGGATTCCTCTAGGGAAGCAGTTGAAAGTGATGATAATTTAAATGATTTTAAAAAATACCTTCATGTAAATAGGTCTATACAAGATGAATTTATTAAAGAACTTAAAAGAGTTCAGGATAAACCCTCAAGTCATTTAGTCATGTTATGTGGTAGTGTAGGTGATGGTAAATCCCATATGTTAGCATATTTAAAAACATATGAACCTGAATTATTTAATAAATTTACCATACACAATGATGCAACTGAAAGCCAAGATCCTGAAGAGACAGCAATAGATACTCTTGCTAATGTTCTTAAATCATTTAATGATGAGAATATTGAAAATTCTTCCGAAAAATTTATTTTAGCAATTAATTTAGGTGTTTTAAATAATTTTTTAGAATCTGATTATTGTAAAAATGAATATACTAAACTTAAGGAAATTATTGATGATGCTAATTTATTTGATTCCAAGACTGTTACAGAAAATAGATTTTATAATCATGTTAGTTTTATAACCTTCAGTGATTATAATTTATTTGAATTAAATAATAACGAAGATTCAAATTATGTTTCTTCTAATTATTTAAGTGCTCTATTTAATAATGTTATAAATAAAAGCGATAATAATCCATTTTATTTAGCATACAATTTAGATAAAAGGAATGGACTTGAGAGTTCTATTATTGATAATTATGAGTTTTTCTCTAATGAGAATAATCAAGAAATAATAATTGAGTATCTGATTAAGGTTTTTAATAAATATAAAAAGATTATTTCTACAAGGGATTTATTAAACTTTGTCTATGAAATTATTGTACCTCCAGAAACAGATAAAGAGGATTTAAATTTAAATAATTTACTTCCAAATTTATTGTTCAATGATACAAATCGTTCAAGTTTATTAGAATTGTTTAATGACTTAGATCCTACTATCGAACGTAGTGAAGAATTGGATAAATTTATCATTGACTTGTATATTAATGATGATATTAACAAGGTTTTAGATAAATACTATTTCAAAGAAGAAATGTCATTTTTAGAGCCTTATTTTGCTGATATTAATAACACTATTAAAACTGAAACTAACAAAAAATCTTATAAAACGGGGTTAATAAGTCCTTTAATTAGATTAGCAATATTTTATGGCAAACCATCAATTAAAAAAGCCTTTAAAGATGAAACTTACTTGAGGTATCTTAAATATCTTTATAATTATAACATTGGGAATATTCATGGATATAAACAATTATTTATCGAGGTTAAAGATTCCATTTTTAAATGGAAGGAATCCGAAAAGAAAAACTATGTATGTGTTGATGAGTTAGATAGTTTTAAAATTTTAAAGAAGATATATTTAAAACCTAGTTCAGTAAAACAAAATAATTCTAAAATTAACAATGAAAATAATTTAGATAATGTTTTAGGAAATAGGTTTAAAAATGAAATCGAACTTTATTTTAAAGTTAGTGATGATTTTAATGAAAATAAAATTCCAATTACTGTTGATTTCCAATTATATAAGTACATTACAAAAATTAATCATGGATTTAAGTTAAATGTTAATGAAAAAGAAAAATTAACTGTTTATAACCAGTTTGTTGAGTCAATAATTGAAGGACAAAATAGTAAAACTTTAATAATCAAATATTTGGAATCTAATGAGGAATTTTTATTTGAGTATAATGATGATTTTGACACCTTTGAATTTAGAAGTGAGGTATAA